A single region of the Eleginops maclovinus isolate JMC-PN-2008 ecotype Puerto Natales chromosome 16, JC_Emac_rtc_rv5, whole genome shotgun sequence genome encodes:
- the farsa gene encoding phenylalanine--tRNA ligase alpha subunit, which translates to MSDTGVLETLLRRIEAADDGVDSLKTASSLGVDHQVLVGAVKSLQALGDLISAELRSSKHWELSGEGTEIAEQGSHEARVFSSIPPEGLPQSELMKLSFGKIGFSKAMFNKWIKLDKTHEGGPRIFRSVESIEDQVREKLILVQSGNTAQLEEKEKNELKKRKLLSEVTVKSYWITKGSCFSTTITKQETELTPEMIANGSWKEKKFKPYNFEALGVAPDCGHLHPLMKVRTQFRQIFLEMGFTEMPTNNFIESSFWNFDSLFQPQQHPARDAHDTFFLSDPALAHEFPQEYLERVKKVHSEGGFGSQGYKYDWKIEEAQKNILRTHTTAVSARMLYKLAQQEKFTPVKYFSIDRVFRNETLDATHLAEFHQIEGVVADYGLTLGDLMGILHQFFTKLGITKLRFKPAYNPYTEPSMEVFSYHEGLKKWVEVGNSGVFRPEMLLPMGLPEDVSVIAWGLSLERPTMIKYGINNIRELVGHKVNLQMVYDGPICRLES; encoded by the exons TTAATCTCGGCCGAGCTGCGCTCCTCGAAGCACTGGGAGCTGTCGGGGGAGGGAACAGAGATCGCGGAGCAGGGCAGCCATGAAGCCCGGGTCTTCAGCTCCATCCCTCCGGAGGGTCTGCCACAGAGCGAGCTCATG AAACTGTCCTTCGGGAAGATCGGCTTCAGCAAGGCCATGTTCAACAAGTGGATCAAATTGGACAAGACTCACGAGGGCGGCCCGAGGATATTCAGGAGT gtggagaGCATCGAGGACCAGGTGAGAGAGAAGCTGATCCTGGTTCAGAGCGGAAACACCGcccagctggaggagaaggagaagaacgagctgaagaagaggaagctgcTCTCTGAAGT GACGGTGAAGTCCTACTGGATCACTAAAGGCAGCTGCTTCAGCACCACCATCACCAAACAGGAGACGGAGCTCACTCCTGAGATGATCGCAAA TGGCAGCTGGAAGGAGAAGAAGTTCAAGCCGTATAACTTTGAGGCCCTCGGCGTAGCCCCCGACTGTGGACACCTGCACCCCCTGATGAAGGTCCGCACCCAGTTCAGACAGATCTTCCTGGAGATGGG CTTCACAGAGATGCCGACCAACAACTTCATCGAGAGTTCCTTCTGGAACTTCGACTCTCTGTTTCAGCCGCAGCAGCATCCGGCCAGAGACGCCCACGATACCTTCTTCCTCTCCG ACCCTGCTCTCGCCCATGAGTTCCCGCAGGAGTACCTGGAGAGAGTGAAGAAGGTCCACTCAGAGGGAGGCTTTGGATCACAAGG GTACAAATACGACTGGAAGATCGAGGAGGCTCAGAAGAACATCCTCCGCACGCACACTACAGCCGTCAGCGCTCGCATGCTCTACAAACTGGCTCagcag GAGAAGTTCACCCCCGTGAAGTACTTCTCCATCGACCGGGTGTTCAGGAACGAGACGTTAGACGCTACACATCTGGCCGAGTTCCACCAGATCGAAGGCGTGGTCGCCGACTACGGACTCACACTGGGAGACCTGATGGGGATCCTGCACCAGTTCTTCACCAAACTGG GAATTACCAAACTGCGCTTCAAGCCCGCCTACAACCCGTACACAGAGCCCAGCATGGAGGTGTTCAGCTACCACGAAG GACTAAAGAAGTGGGTGGAGGTGGGAAACTCGGGGGTGTTCAGGCCGGAGATGCTGCTGCCGATGGGTCTCCCTGAGGACGTCTCTGTGATCGCCTGGGGTCTGTCTCTGGAGAG ACCGACCATGATTAAATACGGTATCAACAACATCAGAGAGCTGGTGGGACACAAGGTGAACCTGCAGATGGTGTACGACGGCCCCATATGTCGCCTGGAGTCCTGA
- the LOC134878446 gene encoding glutaryl-CoA dehydrogenase, mitochondrial-like: MALRSALCRLLVSPHRCAVLSASRSQGTAAQANWEAEKTEKKPKAPKVQFNWRDALDLEGQLTEEEIMIRDSFRTYCQEKLMPRILMANRNEVFHRDIVSEMGEMGVLGPTIKGFGCAGTSYVAYGLIAREVERVDSGYRSVMSVQSSLVMHPINAYGTEEQKQKYLPRLGRGEILGCFGLTEPNHGSDPSGMETRAKYNPSSSTYTLTGSKTWITNSPVADIAVVWAKCDDGKVRGFILERGMKGLSTPKIEGKFSLRASATGMIVMDEVEVPEENLLPHVSGLAGPFGCLNNARYGIAWGALGAAEFCFHAARQYTLDRIQFGVPLARNQLMQKKMADMLTEITIGLQACLQLGRLIDAKKAAPDMISMLKRNSCGKSLDIARQARDMLGGNGIADEYHIIRHVMNLEAVNTYEGTHDIHALILGRAITGLQSFTVNN; the protein is encoded by the exons ATGGCTTTGAGAAGTGCTCTGTGCCGTCTTTTGGTCTCCCCTCACAGATGTGCCGTCCTATCAGCTTCCAGATCACAGGGAACTGCAGCACAGGCCAACTGGG AAGCAGAGAAGACTGAGAAGAAGCCTAAAGCAC CAAAGGTCCAGTTTAACTGGCGCGATGCTCTGGACCTGGAGGGCCAGCTGACGGAGGAGGAGATCATGATCAGAGACTCCTTCAGAACCTACTGCCAGGAGAAACTCATGCCTCGCATCCTGATGGCAAACAGAAACGAAG TGTTCCACAGAGACATCGTGTCAGAGATGGGAGAGATGGGTGTGCTCGGCCCAACCATTAAAG GTTTCGGTTGTGCCGGTACGAGCTACGTGGCGTACGGTTTGATCGccagagaggtggagagagtGGACAGCGGTTATCGCTCCGTCATGAGCGTGCAGTCGTCCCTCGTCATGCATCCCATCAACGCCTACGGCACAGAGGAGCAGAAACAGAAGTACCTCCCCAGGCTGG GGAGGGGGGAGATCCTGGGTTGTTTTGGTCTGACGGAGCCAAACCACGGCAGTGACCCGAGCGGCATGGAGACCAGAGCCAAGTACAACCCGTCCAGCAGCACCTACACCCTGACCGGCTCCAAGACCTG GATCACCAACTCCCCGGTGGCAGACATCGCTGTGGTCTGGGCCAAGTGTGACGACGGGAAGGTGCGCGGCTTCATCCTGGAGCGCGGCATGAAGGGCCTCTCCACGCCCAAGATCGAGGGGAAGTTCTCCCTGAGAGCCTCGGCCACCGGCATGATCGTCATGGACGAGGTGGAGGTTCCTGAGGAGAACCTGCTGCCCCACGTCTCCGGACTCGCG GGTCCTTTCGGCTGCTTGAACAACGCTCGCTACGGGATCGCATGGGGGGCTCTGGGTGCTGCAGAGTTCTGCTTCCATGCTGCTCGACAGTACACACTCGACAG AATCCAGTTTGGCGTGCCGCTGGCGAGGAATCAGCTGATGCAGAAGAAGATGGCCGACATGCTGACGGAGATCACCATCGGCCTGCAGGCCTGTCTGCAGCTGGGCCGACTGATCGACGCTAAAAA AGCGGCCCCGGACATGATCTCCATGCTGAAGAGGAACAGCTGCGGGAAATCTCTGGACATCGCCCGCCAGGCCCGAGACATGCTGGGAGGAAACGGCATCGCAGACGAGTATCACATCATCCGCCACGTCATGAACCTGGAGGCTGTCAACACCTAcgaag gtACTCATGATATCCACGCGCTGATCCTGGGCCGAGCCATCACCGGCCTGCAGTCCTTCACCGTCAACAATTAG